From a region of the Deinococcus aquiradiocola genome:
- a CDS encoding glycosyltransferase family 4 protein yields MKNTVVNGRVLNGRKNGVWRYTYEICKILGSSLEIVTPSENLHGVRGHYWDQVEILRHAKNKSLWSPANSGPIIKRKDHIITIHDVAFFENPSWFNKKYRQYYSFMTPKVAKNCEKILTVSEFSKSRIAHYCKISEDKIAVVPNGIGDVFFNLLDGCNPHEKPYILSVGSFSPQKNLESLLRAWKILKSDFRDIDLIIVGADSSATNSTFQRVNDSSIVFKSQISDKELAKLYSNALLFVYPSIYEGFGLPILEALACGCPTLACSGTAAEDLGLNGVEFIDMRKVEDIVESVRDRIENSDSYKVKSRLASAAVKSFTWERCAASTFKIIEGNK; encoded by the coding sequence ATGAAAAATACCGTAGTTAATGGCAGAGTCTTAAATGGAAGAAAAAATGGTGTATGGAGATACACTTATGAGATTTGTAAGATCCTTGGATCAAGTCTTGAAATTGTAACTCCATCAGAAAATTTACATGGTGTGCGCGGGCATTATTGGGATCAAGTTGAGATACTGAGGCACGCGAAAAATAAATCTCTTTGGAGCCCGGCTAATTCAGGACCTATTATAAAACGCAAAGATCACATAATAACCATACATGACGTAGCATTTTTTGAAAATCCATCTTGGTTTAATAAGAAATATAGGCAATATTATTCATTTATGACTCCGAAAGTTGCTAAAAATTGCGAAAAAATTTTAACTGTCTCTGAATTTTCAAAATCTCGAATAGCCCATTATTGCAAAATTAGCGAAGATAAGATCGCTGTAGTGCCTAATGGCATCGGAGATGTCTTCTTCAATCTGTTAGATGGATGCAATCCTCATGAAAAACCATACATTTTGTCCGTAGGGTCTTTTTCGCCTCAAAAAAATCTTGAATCGCTTCTAAGAGCATGGAAAATTTTGAAGAGTGATTTTAGAGACATCGACCTAATTATTGTAGGTGCAGATAGCAGTGCGACAAACTCTACTTTTCAAAGAGTAAATGACTCAAGTATTGTATTTAAAAGTCAGATAAGCGACAAAGAACTCGCAAAACTATACTCTAATGCACTTTTATTTGTCTATCCTTCAATATATGAAGGTTTTGGACTTCCAATTTTAGAGGCTCTTGCTTGTGGATGCCCAACTCTTGCATGCTCTGGGACGGCGGCCGAAGATCTTGGATTGAATGGAGTAGAATTTATAGATATGAGGAAAGTAGAAGATATTGTGGAAAGTGTTCGTGATAGAATTGAAAATTCTGACTCATATAAGGTTAAATCTCGTTTGGCTTCGGCAGCGGTAAAAAGTTTTACGTGGGAAAGATGCGCCGCGTCAACTTTTAAAATAATTGAAGGAAATAAATGA
- a CDS encoding glycosyltransferase family 4 protein translates to MKIAMLSYLVFGDSIGGVENHIKFMSEELKKMGHMVEIFKPVWEEDYIGNCMIYDEIKINYINVGKRPKVMNHPIIKRIPFARGFLSKVLFLSRSKLISGEIMLRSPDLVWQHDFSSNWLSTRQISKAVPVILTNHTGEYLLLRKIPFFGTIEKYLFSHYKLIIGPSKELTPNLSKAVSIHNGVDMKIFGFRENYFDKSQATGGSTKKIFCPRRWAPTKGIKYFAESLLLLDKLDIAGSIEVYFAGNDYDVYPLYKEEVDSILERVEKIKIHYLGNINIEDMAKQYKKSDIVIIPSLMEAVSLSALEAMASGCLVISTDVGGMPELINSHIDGILVPCKDPQALADAIKNSIENDLTTVVKNGYDKVMSNYTWDKIANRTISEISKFIS, encoded by the coding sequence ATGAAAATAGCGATGTTATCATATTTAGTTTTCGGTGATTCTATCGGTGGGGTAGAGAATCATATCAAATTTATGTCTGAAGAGCTAAAAAAGATGGGCCATATGGTAGAGATATTTAAGCCTGTTTGGGAAGAAGACTATATCGGTAATTGCATGATTTATGATGAGATAAAAATAAATTATATAAATGTTGGTAAGCGTCCCAAAGTTATGAACCACCCAATTATAAAAAGAATTCCATTCGCACGCGGTTTCTTATCAAAAGTCTTATTCCTGTCAAGAAGTAAACTGATTTCTGGGGAAATAATGTTAAGATCGCCGGATCTAGTATGGCAGCACGATTTTTCGTCAAATTGGTTGTCCACTCGGCAGATCTCTAAAGCGGTTCCAGTAATTTTAACAAATCATACAGGGGAATATTTACTTCTCCGTAAAATCCCATTTTTTGGGACTATAGAAAAATATTTATTCTCACACTACAAATTAATTATCGGTCCTAGTAAAGAATTGACCCCTAATTTAAGTAAAGCGGTTAGTATACATAATGGCGTTGATATGAAAATTTTTGGTTTCAGAGAAAATTATTTTGACAAAAGCCAGGCCACGGGAGGGTCTACCAAAAAAATTTTTTGTCCTAGAAGGTGGGCGCCCACGAAGGGAATTAAATATTTTGCAGAGAGTTTATTGTTACTTGACAAATTGGATATTGCTGGCAGTATTGAAGTATATTTCGCTGGAAATGATTACGATGTGTATCCTCTATACAAAGAAGAAGTTGATAGTATACTTGAGAGAGTAGAAAAAATCAAAATACACTATCTCGGCAATATTAATATAGAAGATATGGCTAAACAATACAAAAAATCTGACATCGTAATCATTCCTTCACTAATGGAAGCAGTTAGCCTATCTGCTTTGGAAGCTATGGCATCAGGATGTTTAGTTATTTCAACAGATGTTGGTGGCATGCCAGAATTGATAAATTCACATATTGACGGCATATTGGTACCGTGTAAAGATCCACAAGCACTGGCAGACGCTATCAAAAATTCTATAGAGAATGATCTGACAACAGTAGTTAAAAATGGTTATGATAAAGTTATGAGTAATTATACATGGGATAAAATCGCCAACAGAACGATTAGTGAAATCAGCAAATTTATATCATGA
- a CDS encoding exopolysaccharide biosynthesis polyprenyl glycosylphosphotransferase has protein sequence MLALLLVLAVVAGGTRLMHGYVTIERWMPGFVTLTLLTLALSKMYPGWGMGLLQEVRRLSYALTLAGALAMLLQLTEFRGFLQLGMLIFTVVGAWFALILSHFLVRKALIARGDWGIPVAIYGGAETGRTVIKALRAEQGYGFIPTVVFDDAPDLVNGTVLGLPVVGGLNADRSGIPVAIVAMPGLPTARLRTLLAGPLRQYRHVVIVPDLFNIPSLWAQSRDLNGVLGLEISQNLRDPVSRALKLGTELLLVLLSLPFWGLLCLLIGLLIWLEDRANPLFLQPRIGKNGRIFNTWKFRTMLPNAEDVLKRRLAEDPALRAEWEANFKLRVDPRITRVGAFLRKTSLDELPQLVNVLRREMSLIGPRPLPAYHQEQLPREVQDLRASVRPGMTGLWQVSGRSDSGNIGMERWDPYYVQNWSVWLDIVVLLKTVRVVVYGSGAY, from the coding sequence GTGCTTGCGCTGCTGCTGGTGCTGGCGGTGGTGGCGGGCGGAACGAGACTGATGCACGGCTATGTCACCATCGAACGCTGGATGCCGGGCTTCGTCACCTTGACTCTTCTGACCCTGGCGCTGTCGAAAATGTACCCGGGGTGGGGGATGGGGTTGCTGCAGGAGGTACGGCGACTCAGTTACGCGCTGACCCTCGCGGGTGCGCTGGCTATGCTGCTGCAACTGACGGAGTTTCGGGGCTTCCTGCAGCTCGGGATGCTTATCTTCACGGTGGTAGGCGCGTGGTTCGCGCTGATCCTCTCTCACTTCCTGGTGCGCAAGGCACTGATCGCCAGGGGAGACTGGGGCATTCCGGTGGCTATCTACGGCGGTGCGGAGACCGGCCGAACGGTCATCAAGGCACTCCGGGCCGAGCAGGGGTACGGCTTTATACCAACTGTGGTGTTCGACGATGCGCCTGATCTCGTGAACGGCACAGTTCTTGGTCTGCCTGTCGTTGGTGGGTTGAACGCCGACCGGTCCGGCATTCCCGTGGCGATCGTGGCCATGCCGGGCCTGCCGACCGCGCGCCTGCGTACTCTGCTGGCCGGGCCGCTGCGGCAGTATCGGCATGTGGTCATCGTGCCGGACCTCTTCAACATCCCGTCGCTGTGGGCCCAGAGCCGTGACCTGAACGGCGTGCTCGGCCTGGAGATCAGCCAGAACCTCCGGGACCCGGTGTCGCGCGCCCTGAAGCTGGGCACTGAACTGCTGCTGGTGCTGCTCAGCCTGCCGTTCTGGGGCCTGCTCTGCCTGTTGATCGGTCTGCTGATCTGGCTGGAGGACCGGGCGAACCCGCTCTTCCTGCAGCCGCGCATCGGGAAGAACGGCCGGATCTTCAACACCTGGAAGTTTCGCACCATGCTTCCGAACGCCGAGGATGTTCTGAAGCGCCGCTTAGCGGAGGATCCTGCCCTGCGGGCAGAGTGGGAAGCGAACTTCAAGCTGCGTGTCGATCCGCGCATCACGCGGGTGGGGGCCTTCCTGCGCAAGACCAGCCTGGATGAGCTGCCACAACTGGTGAATGTGCTGCGGCGTGAAATGAGCCTGATCGGCCCACGCCCACTGCCCGCCTATCATCAGGAGCAGTTGCCGCGTGAGGTGCAGGACCTGCGGGCCAGCGTCCGGCCCGGCATGACCGGCCTGTGGCAGGTGTCGGGCCGCTCCGACTCAGGAAATATAGGCATGGAAAGATGGGACCCGTACTACGTGCAGAACTGGTCCGTGTGGCTCGATATCGTGGTGCTGCTCAAAACAGTCCGTGTGGTCGTGTACGGCTCCGGGGCGTACTGA
- a CDS encoding helix-turn-helix domain-containing protein — MADTHQGESIGSVDIRLQLGLRIRRLREDRGWSQDVFAQMTQLGRSYPHKIESGIVDIQLTTLVKIAKAFKITPSQLLDSVGSESH, encoded by the coding sequence ATGGCCGACACGCACCAGGGGGAAAGTATCGGGTCCGTGGACATTCGGCTCCAGCTTGGGCTCAGGATAAGGCGATTGCGCGAGGACCGTGGATGGAGCCAAGACGTGTTCGCACAGATGACGCAACTCGGCCGTTCATATCCGCATAAAATTGAATCTGGGATAGTGGATATTCAACTAACGACTTTAGTAAAGATCGCCAAAGCATTTAAAATCACACCTTCGCAGTTGCTGGACAGTGTAGGAAGCGAATCTCATTAA